A single Cetobacterium somerae ATCC BAA-474 DNA region contains:
- a CDS encoding sigma-70 family RNA polymerase sigma factor: protein MINKEDILLAKQGDIDSIEKIVTEYRNLIYIRNKTLFLKGAEREDLVQEGMIGLMKAIKSFDENRSACFSTFASLCIKRQIITAVKNYNSEKNKNLNSAMQGEGYSELEDLIRYNSPSLRYYTPEQIVIGKELMKLLKKFLKDNLSGLEKDVFTFMVKGYGYLEIAQKLEKEPKAIDNSIQRIKKKVVIFLKKYNKS from the coding sequence ATGATTAACAAAGAGGATATTTTATTAGCTAAGCAAGGAGATATAGACTCCATAGAAAAAATAGTAACAGAGTATAGAAATCTTATATACATAAGAAATAAAACATTATTTTTGAAAGGTGCAGAAAGAGAGGATTTAGTCCAAGAGGGAATGATAGGACTAATGAAAGCTATAAAATCTTTTGATGAAAATAGAAGTGCTTGTTTTAGTACTTTTGCATCTCTTTGTATAAAGAGACAAATTATAACAGCAGTAAAAAATTATAATTCTGAAAAAAATAAAAATTTAAATAGTGCAATGCAAGGAGAGGGTTATTCAGAATTAGAGGATTTAATAAGATACAATAGTCCCTCATTAAGATATTATACTCCAGAACAAATTGTTATTGGAAAAGAGTTAATGAAACTTTTAAAAAAATTTTTAAAAGATAATCTAAGTGGTTTAGAAAAAGATGTGTTTACATTTATGGTAAAGGGATATGGATATTTAGAGATAGCTCAGAAGTTAGAGAAGGAGCCAAAGGCAATAGATAACTCGATTCAAAGAATCAAAAAAAAAGTTGTTATTTTTTTGAAAAAGTATAATAAAAGTTGA